Proteins found in one Primulina tabacum isolate GXHZ01 unplaced genomic scaffold, ASM2559414v2 Contig899, whole genome shotgun sequence genomic segment:
- the LOC142535239 gene encoding F-box/kelch-repeat protein At3g06240-like — translation MVDPQLPEDVIIEILIRLPVKSIVKLRCVSRTWRDLIRSPIFIHRYQNRERKQSVLLVKRYTTRQYEDEGILSFHNPDFPELLVSPNLSFPVLNDLDFPTRICSNFRSYSHVPIYGPCNGLVCIPVDNIIFLCNPALREFKPLPPPSITCPMGYRILAFEFGFGFDPNTGAYKVMQISEIREDFYEGLRLSLDHDPNYKDFRLNLDYYERFDLYDSASNSWKHIDEELPKINSMPSLQTFFGGAMHWYAANDNINVYILCFDIRTEAFQLLDFPDDFPKAEDLASLTVLNENLALIGFPLWREEPEPSQVIEIWVMKQYGVKESWTKQFVIRPYVGFYPFLILNDEWLLVESDNGQLGRCALNENKFKGLPFYGFHLSLSAVVYEESLISLNDIISSDCENG, via the coding sequence ATGGTGGATCCACAGCTGCCAGAGGATGTAATCATCGAAATTTTGATACGTCTCCCGGTGAAATCAATAGTAAAACTCAGGTGCGTTTCAAGAACATGGCGTGATTTGATTAGAAGTCCTATATTCATCCACAGATACCAAAACCGTGAGAGAAAACAGAGTGTGTTGCTTGTGAAACGCTATACGACACGACAATATGAAGACGAGGGGATACTCTCTTTTCACAATCCAGATTTCCCCGAATTATTGGTATCACCCAATCTATCCTTTCCTGTTTTGAATGATCTAGACTTCCCTACACGCATTTGTTCCAATTTCCGAAGTTATTCCCATGTCCCAATATATGGTCCTTGCAATGGGCTCGTTTGCATCCCAGTTgataatatcattttcttaTGCAATCCGGCATTGCGAGAATTCAAGCCGCTTCCCCCTCCGAGCATTACCTGTCCAATGGGTTATCGAATATTGGCTTTTGAATTTGGATTTGGGTTTGACCCAAACACTGGCGCTTACAAGGTAATGCAAATTTCGGAAATCCGTGAAGATTTCTACGAAGGTTTACGTCTCTCTCTGGATCACGATCCCAACTACAAAGATTTCCGTCTCAATCTGGATTATTACGAGAGGTTTGATTTATACGATTCAGCCTCCAACTCATGGAAGCATATAGATGAAGAACTGCCTAAGATTAATTCTATGCCTTCTTTACAAACTTTCTTTGGTGGGGCTATGCACTGGTACGCAGCGAATGATAATATTAATGTATACATTCTTTGCTTTGACATAAGAACGGAGGCTTTTCAATTGTTAGACTTTCCTGATGATTTCCCCAAAGCAGAAGACCTCGCGAGCCTGACTGTGTTAAATGAGAATCTGGCATTGATTGGATTTCCACTATGGAGAGAAGAACCCGAACCAAGTCAGGTAATAGAGATTTGGGTTATGAAGCAATACGGGGTGAAAGAATCATGGACGAAGCAGTTTGTGATCCGCCCTTACGTGGGTTTTTACCCTTTTTTGATTTTGAACGATGAGTGGTTGCTGGTTGAATCCGACAACGGCCAATTGGGCCGTTGTGCACTTAATGAAAACAAGTTCAAGGGATTGCCATTCTACGGATTTCATTTGTCCTTAAGTGCTGTGGTTTATGAGGAGAGTCTGATTAGTTTAAATGACATCATATCAAGTGATTGTGAAAACGGGTAA